A single window of Gemmatimonadaceae bacterium DNA harbors:
- a CDS encoding sulfurtransferase — translation MAATTDVSTPDPIIASKGYARPESLVSTEWLAAHAGDPGIRIIESDEDVLLYDTGHIPGAQKVDWHEDLNDPVQRDYISREQFEKLLRSKGIDDGTTVIFYGDKNNWWAAYAYWVFQLFGFTNAKLLDGGRIKWEQEGREMTTDVPGFPPTSYKAKERDDERIRAFFHQVTEHAAAGKPLVDVRSPDEYSGAKTHMPDYPQEGTLRGGHIRGAKSVPWARAANADGTFKSADELRAIYEAEQGLKPGDDIVAYCRIGERSSHTWFVLTHLLGYDKVRNYDGSWTEWGNAVRAPIEKGGPK, via the coding sequence ATGGCGGCTACAACGGATGTCAGTACGCCCGATCCGATCATCGCGAGCAAGGGCTACGCACGACCCGAATCACTCGTCAGCACGGAGTGGCTGGCCGCTCATGCCGGAGACCCCGGAATACGCATCATCGAGAGCGACGAGGACGTGCTGCTCTACGATACCGGGCATATTCCCGGCGCACAGAAGGTGGACTGGCACGAGGATCTGAACGATCCAGTCCAGCGCGATTACATATCACGCGAGCAGTTCGAGAAGCTCCTTCGCTCGAAGGGAATCGACGACGGCACGACGGTCATCTTCTACGGCGACAAGAACAACTGGTGGGCTGCCTATGCCTACTGGGTTTTCCAGCTTTTCGGGTTTACGAACGCGAAGCTGCTGGACGGCGGCCGCATCAAGTGGGAGCAGGAAGGACGCGAAATGACGACCGACGTTCCGGGCTTTCCGCCTACCTCATACAAGGCGAAGGAGCGGGACGACGAGCGCATTCGCGCATTCTTCCATCAGGTTACAGAGCATGCCGCGGCCGGAAAACCGCTCGTGGACGTCCGCTCACCCGACGAATACAGTGGCGCGAAGACGCATATGCCCGACTACCCGCAGGAAGGCACGCTGCGCGGTGGGCACATCCGCGGCGCGAAGAGCGTTCCGTGGGCGCGCGCGGCCAACGCCGACGGAACGTTCAAGTCGGCCGACGAGCTCCGCGCTATCTACGAAGCCGAGCAGGGGCTGAAGCCCGGCGATGACATCGTTGCGTATTGCCGGATTGGCGAGCGCTCGTCTCACACGTGGTTCGTGCTGACGCATCTCCTGGGCTATGACAAGGTCCGGAACTATGACGGCAGCTGGACGGAATGGGGTAACGCCGTGCGCGCGCCGATCGAGAAAGGCGGACCGAAGTGA
- a CDS encoding TerC family protein, producing the protein MALFIAFNAGVLAVLAVDLGIFNKRAHAPSVKEAAAWSTVWITLSLGFAGIIYWLMGSQPTLEFVTGYLIEYSLSIDNIFVIVLIFSYFRIPDKYQHRVLFWGIIGAFVMRGGMIAAGAFLISRFHWIMYVFGAFLVFTGIRMATHDETDIEPEANPILRLVRRLLPVTHDYRGQAFFVKDSPKRGEPLTLMATPLFVVLALVETTDLIFAVDSIPAIFAVTRDPFLVYTSNVCAILGLRSLYFLLAGVIHKFHYLKLGLAVVLTFVGVKMLLASVYEIPILVSLLLVAGVLTIAAVASVVFPKQPE; encoded by the coding sequence ATGGCGCTCTTCATCGCATTCAATGCCGGAGTCCTGGCGGTTCTCGCCGTGGACCTCGGCATCTTCAACAAAAGGGCGCACGCGCCCTCCGTGAAGGAAGCGGCGGCGTGGAGCACAGTGTGGATCACGCTATCGCTCGGCTTCGCCGGCATCATCTACTGGCTGATGGGAAGCCAGCCAACGCTCGAGTTCGTGACCGGGTACCTCATCGAGTACTCGCTCTCGATAGACAACATCTTCGTCATCGTCCTGATCTTCTCCTATTTCAGGATTCCCGACAAGTACCAGCACCGCGTGCTCTTCTGGGGAATCATCGGGGCGTTCGTGATGCGTGGCGGGATGATTGCCGCCGGCGCTTTCCTGATCTCGCGCTTCCACTGGATCATGTACGTCTTCGGGGCATTCCTCGTGTTCACGGGAATCCGGATGGCGACGCACGACGAAACCGACATCGAGCCGGAAGCAAATCCCATCCTTCGCCTCGTGCGGCGCCTTCTCCCGGTGACGCACGACTACCGCGGCCAGGCCTTCTTCGTCAAGGACTCACCGAAGCGCGGCGAGCCGCTGACGCTCATGGCGACGCCACTGTTCGTGGTGCTCGCTCTGGTGGAGACGACAGACCTCATTTTTGCCGTCGATTCAATTCCGGCGATCTTCGCCGTGACGAGGGACCCGTTTCTCGTCTATACGTCGAACGTGTGCGCCATTCTCGGGCTGCGGTCGCTGTATTTCCTGCTTGCCGGTGTCATCCACAAGTTCCACTACCTGAAGCTCGGGCTCGCGGTCGTGCTGACGTTCGTCGGGGTGAAGATGCTGCTCGCCAGCGTCTACGAGATTCCGATTCTCGTGTCGCTCCTCCTCGTCGCCGGCGTACTCACCATCGCCGCCGTGGCGTCGGTGGTGTTCCCGAAGCAGCCGGAGTGA
- a CDS encoding (2Fe-2S) ferredoxin domain-containing protein — MGQYRHHVFVCTSGKTCPLAGSLEVHAVLKRAVTSAGVRDTVRVNHAGCMNQCGHGPMVVVYPDDIWYAHVDEAGARRIVEEHLVGGRIVAEYRYIAPPGDNKLVDGESGT; from the coding sequence ATGGGCCAGTACCGTCATCACGTGTTCGTCTGCACGAGCGGAAAGACCTGTCCGCTTGCCGGAAGTCTGGAAGTTCATGCTGTCCTGAAGAGAGCAGTGACGTCCGCCGGCGTCCGCGACACCGTGCGTGTGAATCACGCTGGGTGCATGAATCAGTGCGGGCATGGACCGATGGTCGTGGTCTATCCGGACGACATCTGGTACGCGCACGTGGATGAAGCGGGGGCGCGGCGGATCGTGGAGGAGCACCTGGTCGGCGGACGGATCGTGGCCGAATACAGGTACATCGCTCCTCCGGGCGACAACAAGCTCGTGGACGGAGAATCGGGGACGTGA
- a CDS encoding DUF4112 domain-containing protein produces the protein MDTPPNIRDPGAVTDEAVRVRAVARALDSAIRIPGTRITFGIDPIVGLLPGVGDLAGAVMSGYIVLASARMGVPPAVIARMILNLGVDTLVGTVPLVGDLFDVGFRANIRNAELLDRHLAEPVATRRSSRFAVMAAIGGIVLLGAGGVALAVLAVRGLNWLVR, from the coding sequence GTGGACACACCGCCGAACATTCGCGACCCGGGGGCCGTGACCGACGAAGCGGTCCGGGTGCGTGCCGTCGCCCGGGCGCTCGACTCGGCGATCAGGATTCCAGGCACGCGGATCACCTTCGGAATCGACCCGATCGTCGGCCTCCTTCCTGGAGTCGGTGATCTCGCCGGCGCGGTCATGTCCGGCTACATCGTCCTCGCGTCGGCCCGGATGGGAGTGCCGCCCGCGGTAATCGCCAGAATGATTCTGAACCTTGGAGTGGATACTCTCGTAGGGACAGTACCACTGGTCGGCGATCTGTTCGATGTCGGCTTCCGCGCGAACATACGCAACGCGGAGCTGCTCGACCGGCATCTCGCCGAGCCGGTGGCAACGCGGCGGTCGAGCCGGTTCGCCGTCATGGCCGCCATCGGAGGCATCGTGCTGCTCGGCGCGGGCGGAGTCGCGCTCGCCGTGCTTGCGGTTCGAGGGCTCAACTGGCTGGTCAGATAG